The following proteins are encoded in a genomic region of Drosophila willistoni isolate 14030-0811.24 chromosome 3R, UCI_dwil_1.1, whole genome shotgun sequence:
- the LOC6651065 gene encoding unconventional myosin-XVIIIa isoform X9, producing MSYHYTTRMIQDTRLDLDLKEEKLASLQRELEEMTFGGGTEEEIAQLRRSKNETERRAKEQEEELDEMAGQIQLLEQAKLRLEMTLETMRKEARRETQQRDEELEEVRGNGYKKIKALECQLETEHEERTLLLREKHELERRLSSMEDRDRVDRDAEEALNQKLRRDLRKYKALLKDAQTQLERLKADTPGKTLIRQLRNQLEDAESARSLAMKARQTAEAELSEVQAMFEESHRARNDAEERANAAHRDRAELQAQIEENEEELSELMKKYSATVKQLNAEQINVSESEFKLNEMEAERNNLKEQVTELQHRLDNVENLGDPSMAMMSKRLELRTKELESRLELEQATRARLEVQVNRHKEALEKLQNEVTQSKLREMQAQDTVKKSQKALRDMREEYHTVSSREQESLSRRKDLEKKMEQMESEGTALKNDLRLALQRIADLQQAMEEEGEEELSESDESLSSVGSISDLEERLRPVHVKRSSQQSLNGGAVNQTTRTLVCEKDDNSPRYADSEINSNSRQHK from the exons ATGAGTTACCACTATACGACGCGAATGATACAA GATACGCGTCTTGATCTCGACCTTAAGGAGGAGAAATTGGCCTCTCTGCAGCGGGAGTTGGAAGAGATGACCTTTGGCGGTGGCACTGAGGAGGAAATCGCTCAATTGCGGCGATCCAAAAATGAAACAGAGCGACGCGCTAAGGAGCAAGAGGAAGAACTGGACGAGATGGCTGGCCAGATACAATTGCTAGAGCAAGCTAAACTCCGACTGGAGATGACCCTAGAGACGATGCGTAAAGAGGCAAGACGAGAAACGCAACAACGGGATGAGGAACTTGAAGAAGTGCGTGGCAATGGCTATAAGAAGATTAAGGCTCTGGAATGCCAGCTGGAAACAGAGCACGAAGAACGAACTCTACTTTTAAGGGAGAAACATGAACTTGAGCGTCGTCTGTCTTCCATGGAGGATCGCGATCGTGTCGATCGTGATGCCGAAGAGGCTCTCAATCAGAAACTCAGAAGAGATTTGCGTAAATACAAGGCATTGCTCAAGGATGCGCAAACACAGTTGGAACGCCTCAAAGCCGATACGCCTGGCAAGACCCTGATACGCCAGTTACGCAATCAGCTGGAGGATGCCGAATCAGCACGTAGCTTAGCCATGAAGGCACGCCAAACCGCTGAGGCAGAACTGTCTGAGGTCCAAGCCATGTTTGAAGAGTCCCATCGAGCACGCAACGACGCCGAGGAACGAGCCAATGCGGCGCATCGTGATAGAGCCGAACTGCAAGCCCAGATCGAGGAGAATGAGGAGGAGTTAAGTGAACTCATGAAGAAATATAGCGCCACTGTGAAGCAATTAAATGCTGAACAAATCAATGTTTCTGAATCCGAGTTCAAGCTAAACGAAATGGAGGCCGAACGGAATAATCTTAAAGAGCAGGTCACCGAATTGCAGCACAGATTGGATAATGTTGAGAATTTGGGTGACCCATCCATGGCTATGATGTCCAAGCG CTTGGAGCTGCGTACTAAAGAGTTGGAATCGCGTCTAGAACTGGAGCAGGCCACGCGTGCTCGTCTGGAGGTTCAAGTGAATCGTCACAAAGAGGCTCTAGAGAAGCTGCAAAACGAAGTCACACAATCCAAATTGCGAGAGATGCAGGCGCAGGATACAGTAAAGAAATCACAAAAGGCTCTGCGTGATATGCGTGAGGAATATCATACGGTCTCTAGTCGGGAACAAGAATCATTGTCGCGACGAAAAGATTTGGAAAAGAAAATGGAGCAAATGGAGTCAGAGGGTACGGCCCTTAAGAATGATTTACGTCTGGCTCTGCAACGAATAGCTGATTTACAACAAGCCATGGAGGAAGAAGGTGAAGAGGAGCTGAGTGAAAG TGATGAGAGCCTTAGCTCTGTTGGCTCCATTAGTGACCTAGAGGAGCGTCTGCGACCCGTGCATGTGAAGCGCAGCTCACAGCAGTCGTTAAACGGCGGGGCGGTCAACCAGACCACACGCACTTTGGTCTGTGAAAAGGATGACAACAGCCCTAGGTACGCTGATAGCGAAATCAACTCCAACAGCAGGCAGCACAAGTAG
- the LOC6651069 gene encoding NACHT and WD repeat domain-containing protein 2 produces MDDRTIDSIFMGSLNSLPPVSSKIVRIFTSSTFTDTTMERNTLMAKCYPRIKDYCREKHGLEFQVVDMRWGVRDEATDDHMTTELCMREIKNCQRLSMGPNFIVFLGQKYGYRPIPTYIVSSELQLISEELTSMGVDRALLDLWYKKDSNAVPPISVLQPISSILINFNNKRVPKLQAEDQAVWWDTLNKMQKLLRKAAASLGASNKMSKDDVHNYFMSVTEREVINGVLNVKNTKNHCLAYVRYINNINLQNLKKASLFVDIINRSLDTESAKLLGDLRDTRLPGKIEAANMQKYTVEWIGREGLDIETHEEYLNHFISHFYKNVVKLVDRAMRKEDSSAQGQIVTEILQHLHACNNSVKIFYGREDSCERIKRYMLGDSDKPLVLFGDGGCGKTSLLAKSASLVASEWFAHARPINVIRFLGTTPDSSALTATLISICQQISYNYMLPFENIPDDLVPLTAHFKQLLTYASAAQPLTLYLDSVDQLTGTQDSNKVSWIPTRLPPHCKIIISCANEPANPTVSHEYHVLCKMIDVEENFIEVTALGEELAINVIKMWMKTACRDLNNYQWRLVANAISKCSLPIFVKLVFAEICRWRSYTRPQETHLANTVMDSIMLLFERVEKQHGRILVFHALAYITASKSGLSESELEDLISLDDKVLDDVYQYHMPPVRRIPPLLWTRIRNDLPNYLSEREADGVNVMNWYHRQFRDTAKERYFKNMNMAIYFHSMIADYYLGIWGGGVPKPFKFTEIQRHRFGLADKEGSADRKVPIQPLVFTSKDGLSKRFNLRKFGELPFHFVRSRRFKDLFEHVLFNYDWLHAKLSSCPLQAVLADFEDASTNTEDKESKRELMLVADALRLGGAILAMESDMLAPQLIGRLLPEIGGNPNIKMLLRACDHCGPKDCALIPVNHCLHTPGGPLKYSLEGHQFAVFAFCLTSDMRYMVSISTHFITFDLSTSDLTRDVNPGIEGIMQQLVLSPDNKWAAAYSNNNQTVLLNMLSSEFVVINSPFEDADGPVSGLHLLNQSLFITCKLCWAQFDMRGNLVNTFQVPGENDNWEILTMEFFSPTDYNAIFWSGSINEMRLRLDSCRTDNYSNSQQFFSALVMNKDRSKAYGCANEENFEVSVYDFIEKEDSGEIRWTMAESLPRFENDDKEMLLQLRLDQHDRLLLGTAGKGFVIWDLTGSNENPSTKLTEGALYLALPHGVRNITTRIMQSNSIMVSSKLDYAVAGVRKNLYVWCLVTGQLAKVLDAHFGRIIQLEPLTIGNWNNLVTSSIDRSVKVWNINNIFEKVHVIDRHELQIDDISLSEIDIAVTVTRSCVGVWETRSGRLLAKLADSPLGAIVTHAEITPDGRYIISSETGKFLIWNRVSEQVVYRDDQPGIQQITLMDYGYKVLTVSVPNINQRDIIAAAAGADETNRLTAVTTVRSVPEGTILFRFDFPIRMLTGMPFRQSVISADNAYIIVVTVDKSNKDCLAVYSATNGAFVSKILLKGCAIKEVFSLVPMPHKANQVAVISSEKGSVMDIKTKKHVRSIAKWGGSITRDGKCGLYAPTRGGLEMLELRKGTTVKTFIPKVAEGVFSVICIFTENDEYVAYYHSGRKTIRVFRTVDTEMIANYKLQAELTAIKSSKDGRAIVLGTVDGCMSVLAIADPKKEEMIDYLNELPSRDENWKAKLAKMKARVGFKAAIRVATISSRYSKPAKGDGDEEELLTEITEDVVPVAD; encoded by the exons ATGGATGACCGGACGATAGATTCGATTTTCATGGGCTCCTTGAATTCCCTGCCCCCCGTAAGCTCGAAAATCGTTCGTATATTTACCAGCTCAACATTCACGG ATACAACCATGGAGAGAAACACTCTGATGGCCAAATGTTATCCCCGAATTAAAGATTATTGCAGAGAGAAGCACGGTCTGGAATTTCAGGTCGTCGATATGCGTTGGGGTGTGCGTGATGAAGCGACGGATGATCATATGACCACAGAGTTGTGTATGAGGGAAATTAAGAATTGCCAACGTCTTTCGATGGGTCCCAACTTTATTGTGTTTTTGGGTCAAAAATACGGATATCGTCCCATACCTACATACATCGTTTCGTCGGAATTGCAGTTAATAAGCGAAGAGTTGACCTCAATGGGTGTAGACAGAGCACTTCTCGACTTGTGGTACAAGAAGGACAGTAATGCTGTCCCACCTATTTCAGTTTTACAACCGATTTCATCGATTTTGATCAATTTCAACAATAAG CGTGTGCCCAAGCTGCAAGCTGAAGATCAGGCAGTCTGGTGGGATACcttaaacaaaatgcaaaaactgtTACGAAAAGCTGCCGCATCGTTGGGGGCTAGCAATAAAATGTCTAAAGACGATGTTCACAACTATTTTATGTCTG TAACCGAACGTGAGGTAATCAACGGTGTCCTGAATGTGAAGAATACAAAAAACCATTGTTTGGCCTATGTGCGGTATATCAATAATATAAATCTACAAAATCTTAAGAAGGCCTCCCTTTTTGTCGACATAATCAATCGCAGTCTGGACACAGAGTCGGCCAAATTGCTTGGCGATTTAAGAGACACACGTTTACCCGGTAAAATTGAGGCCGCCAATATGCAGAA ATATACTGTCGAATGGATTGGACGCGAGGGTCTGGACATTGAGACCCATGAGGAGTATTTGAATCATTTCATTTCCCATTTCtataaaaatgttgttaagCTCGTCGATCGCGCAATGCGCAAAGAAGATTCCTCCGCCCAGGGTCAGATAGTAACTGAGATCCTTCAGCATTTGCACGCTTGCAATAATTCGGTTAAAATCTTTTACGGACGCGAAGACAGTTGCGAACGTATCAAGCGCTATATGCTGGGGGATTCAGATAAGCCATTGGTCCTTTTTGGCGACGGAGGCTGCGGCAAGACATCGCTGCTAGCGAAGAGCGCTTCGCTAGTGGCCAGTGAATGGTTCGCTCATGCCAGACCCATAAATGTAATCCGCTTTCTCGGTACAACACCAGATTCGAGTGCCTTGACGGCGACATTGATTTCGATTTGCCAGCAG ATTTCCTACAACTATATGCTACCATTTGAGAACATACCCGATGATCTTGTACCCTTAACAGCACACTTTAAGCAATTACTAACTTATGCCAGTGCAGCTCAACCGCTGACCTTGTACTTAGATTCGGTTGACCAATTGACCGGTACACAAGATTCGAATAAGGTATCCTGGATACCGACGCGTTTGCCTCCACATTGTAAG ATCATAATTTCGTGCGCCAATGAGCCGGCGAATCCGACTGTTTCTCATGAATATCACGTCCTTTGCAAAATGATTGACGTGGAGGAAAACTTTATTGAAGTGACAGCCCTTGGAGAGGAGTTAGCCATCAATGTCATTAAAATGTGGATGAAGACGGCGTGTCGCGATCTTAACAATTACCAGTGGCGCTTGGTAGCCAATGCCATAAGCAAATGCTCGTTGCCCATATTCGTGAAACTGGTATTTGCCGAGATATGTCGATGGCGCAGCTATACTCGTCCACAGGAAACACATTTGGCAAATACGGTGATGGATTCCATAATGCTACTGTTCGAGAGAGTGGAGAAACAACATGGTCGCATATTGGTCTTTCATGCCTTGGCTTACATAACGGCCTCCAAGTCGGGATTGTCGGAAAGTGAACTTGAGGATCTTATCTCCCTTGATGACAAGGTGCTGGACGATGTCTATCAGTATCATATGCCGCCGGTGCGACGTATTCCGCCATTACTTTGGACCCGCATCCGGAACGATTTGCCAAACTATCTCAGTGAACGCGAAGCGGATGGGGTTAATGTGATGAATTGGTATCACAGGCAATTCCGGGACACGGCCAAAGAGCGTTATTTCAAGAACATGAATATGGCAATATATTTTCACTCCATGATTGCAGACTATTATCTTGGTATATGGGGTGGAGGTGTTCCCAAACCATTTAAGTTTACCGAAATTCAGCGTCATCGTTTCGGTTTGGCCGATAAAGAGGGCTCGGCGGATCGTAAAGTGCCAATACAACCATTGGTCTTTACCAGTAAGGATGGACTCTCTAAGCGTTTTAATTTACGCAAA TTTGGCGAGCTGCCGTTTCACTTTGTGCGGTCGCGACGCTTTAAGGATCTGTTTGAGCATGTCCTCTTTAATTATGACTGGCTGCATGCAAAGCTCTCAAGTTGTCCGCTTCAAGCTGTGCTGGCTGATTTCGAAGATGCCTCTACCAATACAGAAGATAAAGAATCCAAGCGCGAACTGATGTTGGTGGCTGATGCCTTGCGATTGGGCGGTGCCATTTTGGCAATGGAAAG TGACATGTTGGCTCCGCAGCTTATCGGACGTCTTCTGCCTGAGATTGGAGGTAATCCAAATATTAAAATGCTGCTTCGCGCCTGTGACCATTGTGGTCCCAAGGATTGTGCTCTAATACCGGTCAATCATTGTCTGCACACTCCAGGCGGTCCGCTCAAG TACTCTTTGGAGGGTCATCAGTTTGCGGTATTTGCATTTTGCCTAACAAGCGATATGCGTTACATGGTCTCCATATCCACACACTTTATAACATTTGATCTGTCCACTTCCGATCTGACACGTGATGTTAACCCTGGCATTGAGGGAATTATGCAGCAATTGGTACTCAGTCCCGACAACAAATGGGCAGCGGCCTATTCGAACAACAATCAAACTGTTTTGCTCAATATGCTCTCCAGTGAATTCGTAGTGATCAACAGTCCTTTTGAAGATGCTGATGGACCAGTAAGCGGATTACATTTACTTAACCAAAG CCTCTTTATCACTTGCAAGTTGTGTTGGGCTCAATTCGATATGCGAGGAAATTTAGTGAATACCTTTCAGGTACCTGGAGAGAATGACAATTGGGAGATATTGA CCATGGAGTTCTTTAGTCCCACAGACTACAATGCGATCTTCTGGTCGGGATCGATTAATGAGATGCGTTTGCGTCTGGATTCCTGTCGTACTGACAATTACTCAAATTCTCAGCAATTTTTTAGCGCTCTGGTCATGAACAAGGACCGGTCCAAAGCCTATGGCTGTGCCAATGAGGAAAATTTTGAGGTTTCCGTTTACGATTTCATTGAGAAAGAAGACAGCGGTGAAATACGTTGGACAATGGCTGAGAGTTTGCCACGCTTCGAAAATGATGATAAGGAAATGTTGCTTCAACTGCGCTTGGATCAACATGATCGATTGCTACTGGGCACCGCGGGCAAGGGCTTTGTCATTTGGGACTTGACAGGTAGCAATGAAAATCCCAGCACAAAGCTAACGGAAGGCGCCTTGTATTTAGCCTTGCCACATGGTGTACGCAACATCACCACACGAATTATGCAATCCAATTCGATAATGGTTAGCTCCAAGCTAGACTATGCTGTAGCTGGCGTCCGCAAGAATCTGTATGTCTGGTGCCTAGTCACTGGACAATTGGCCAAAGTCCTTGATGCACATTTCGGTCGCATCATTCAACTGGAACCCCTTACTATTGGCAACTGGAACAATTTGGTCACTTCGTCCATAGATCGGTCTGTAAAAGTGTGGAATATTAATAACATATTTGAAAAGGTCCATGTCATTGATCGTCATGAGCTGCAGATAGACGACATTAGTTTATCAGAAATTGATATTGCAGTGACAGTTACACGCAGCTGTGTGGGAGTCTGGGAAACCAGATCCGGTCGTCTACTGGCCAAACTTGCAGATAGTCCACTAGGCGCCATTGTGACACATGCCGAAATAACGCCAGATGGACGTTACATTATATCATCGGAAACAGGAAAGTTTCTCATTTGGAATCGTGTGTCTGAACAGGTTGTCTACCGTGACGACCAGCCGGGCATACAACAGATAACTCTAATGGATTATGGTTACAAGGTGCTTACCGTATCCGTACCGAATATCAATCAAAGAGACATCATTGCGGCGGCAGCTGGAGCAGACGAAACGAACCGACTGACGGCTGTAACAACTGTGCGATCAGTTCCAG AGGGCACGATACTATTTCGTTTTGATTTTCCGATACGCATGCTAACTGGAATGCCATTCCGACAATCGGTCATATCAGCGGACAATGCTTATATTATTGTGGTTACTGTCGATAAGTCGAATAAGGATTGCTTGGCCGTTTACAGCGCTACCAATGGTGCTTTTGTCTCTAAAATCCTACTTAAAGGCTGTGCCATTAAAGAGGTTTTCTCGCTGGTTCCAATGCCCCACAAGGCAAATCAGGTGGCGGTAATAAGCAGCGAAAAAGGAAGCGTCATGGACATCAAGACCAAAAAGCATGTGCGTTCTATTGCAAAATGGGGCGGTAGTATTACCCGCGATGGCAAATGCGGGCTATATGCCCCAACACGTGGAGGTCTGGAGATGCTGGAATTGCGTAAGGGAACTACAGTAAAGACCTTCATACCAAAGGTGGCGGAGGGTGTGTTCTCGGTAATCTGCATCTTTACGGAAAACGACGAGTATGTGGCTTATTATCATAGCGGCAGGAAAACTATACGGGTCTTTCGCACCGTCGACACTGAAATGATCGCCAACTATAAACTACAGGCCGAGTTAACAGCGATCAAAAGCAGCAAGGATGGACGAGCCATTGTCCTGGGTACTGTTGATGGGTGCATGTCAGTGCTCGCTATTGCCGATCCCAAAAAAGAGGAAATGATCGACTATCTAAATGAGTTGCCCTCTCGTGATGAAAACTGGAAGGCCAAGCTGGCTAAAATGAAAGCGCGGGTGGGCTTCAAAGCGGCCATACGTGTGGCTACCATATCGTCACGCTACTCCAAACCCGCTAAAGGTGATGGCGATGAAGAAGAGTTACTCACTGAAATCACTGAGGATGTGGTACCAGTGGCCGATTAG